Genomic window (Neodiprion lecontei isolate iyNeoLeco1 chromosome 7, iyNeoLeco1.1, whole genome shotgun sequence):
GTTACATCGCAATCGAGCAGTGCCTGATTAGACCAAGCCAAGACATCCAAGGTGTAATAGGTTTTGGTATCCTTGTCCCAAATACAGTCGAGTATTGTACACCTATTCTTATAGTCCTGATAAGTGCCCCCTGGCAGAGTCGAGCTGAATTTCCCGAGTCTGACGCCCCTTTTGTTGTAAGCTACTGTCATCCCCTGTACAAGGATTACTTTTGTAATTCTTCGAATTTCTACCATAACACCAGCAAAAAATTACAGACCTTACTCGCAATAAGGAGCACCCTGCGCCCTTGGGGACATGGAACCATAAGCCACTTTTCTGCAAGATCAGAAGGGATCTCCAACATCCATTCAGACATCATTAGCTGATTTGCATACTTTTGTACCCGCCTGGGACTCCGCCAGGTCTCGTCTTGTTGCACCTCCATTCCTTCGTCGTTGCAGTCATTGCCCTGTAACGCTTCGTCCAAAAGAGCTCGGCCCGAGTCAAAGGTTGCATCTCTATTTCTGTAGATATATTGTAGTCATGTACAGTTGAAGAGTAGGCAAAtgtaaagaaacaaaaatacaacGTCAAGCGCGAAATACATAACTAATAACAGAACTTACTTTTTTTGCTCCCAGAGTAAACGTTGTCGTCGAATCTCCTGTCGCGAATCGTCTCTGTAGTTATTTGTTCTTGTCAGATTTTTGTATAATGCCAATCGTGGATTGGTAGcagttttttcattcgattcatTCGATATGTCACTAAGGTTACCGGCCATAATATCGTCGATTATTTAAATGTAGTCAAACCCGCAACATCACCGATCCCCGTAACCTCTTTCCGGGCTGTCAAATTTCGTCATCGACGTGGTTGGATCAAGCCCACGATCAAGTCTATGGCCTGTCTATGGGTTGATCCGCGATCTAGTAATCATCTAGTCTATGATCGACGTACCCCGCAGATTTCATCCACTGCCCACCAGGTGCCACTGTGATCAGGATTCCGAGGATCTGTGGCATTACGTTAGGCCTCAATTATCAGAAATCGGATAGTACTACCACTATAAAAAGTCTCCTCGATTGTAGAGAACTGTCGTTTCAGTCTTACTTCAACGTAAAAAACAGGCCAAAGGCAACAAATGGGTAATCCTCGTTTCATCATCGGCTGATGCGACTTTATGAACGCTTTGTGTGTGTCGTTCCAGAATCAAGATTGAATGAACAAAATGTCGCTGACAAGGTGAGCTGCTGTTTCATTATTACTGTCAACAAGCTTTGGCCCTCACATCAAAACCTCTGTGTTGCAACTAGAGATTACAACATTTCGCGCTCAATCTATCTATTGAATGCATCATCGCTCTCGAATCCTCTAATAAAAAACCTCCAACTTTTTAACCTAGCTTGCTACCTGCACCAACCCAGGCTGTTTGGGATCGGGAAGATGAAGCAAGGGAACAGAAGCTCCGACAGAGACCTGTCTCCGCTCTTGTCAAGGCTGTAGTAACAGCTCCGCCCTACGGGCAAAGAAAAGGATGGGTACCGCGCACTGCAGAGGTAAGAAAACTGGCTATTATTTCCGAAACTTCATTTGCCTAATGAAGTAAAACTAaagataacaaaataatgatattcatAGGACTTCGGAGACGGAGGAGCGTTTCCGGAGATCCAGGTCGCTCAGTACCCATTGGGCATGGGAATGAAAGGGAAGGAAGCTACCAGCAATGCACTTGCTGTGCAGCTTGATGCGCAAGGAAAAGTAAAGTACGACATGATCGCTAGACAAGGTCACTCCAAAGATAAGGTAAAGCTGAACGTGGTATTGGAAGTATTTTTAGTGATACATTGATTTATTGGCATTCATTCCTTCCTTCACAGATTGTCTATACCAAACTGAGCGACCTTCTTCCCTCTGAAATAACGACCGAAGATGATCCCGCACTACAGCGTCCATCCGGCGAGGATATAGACGAAATCACCGAAAAGACAAGAAAAGCTCTTGAGAAAATAACTGAATCAAAAATAGCAGCTGCTATGCCAGTTCGGTGTGCAGAAAAGCAGGGACCTGCTCAATATATTCGTTACACCCCGTCACAGCAGGGACAGTCGTTCAACTCGGGTGCTAAGCAGAGGGTGATTAGAATGGTAGAGGCACAAGTCGATCCCATAGAACCACCAAAATTCAAGTGAGTTTTTCTTCGATATCCACGCAACTCGCCGACACTAGTACATGaggaacaaattttttgattttagaaTTAACAAAAAGATTCCTCGCGGACCTCCGTCGCCACCTGCTCCCGTTATGCATTCCCCAACGAGAAAAGTTACCGTTAAAGAGCAAAAGGAATGGAAGATTCCTCCCTGCATTAGTAATTGGAAGAACGCCAAGGTGATTAAGACAGAATTTCACCGATTTTCGTCGTTAATAACGATCAATTCATCCTCTCACAGGGTTACACCATCCCCCTTGATAAACGTCTAGCTGCCGACGGTCGTGGCTTGCAACAAGTCCACATAAACGAGAATTTTGCCAAACTGGCCGAAGCTCTTTACATTGCGGACAGAAAAGCCCGTGAAGCAGTGGAAATGCGCGCACAGTTGGAAAGGAAATTAGCacagaaagaaaaggaaaagaaggaaGACAATCTACGTCAGCTCGCGCAAAAGGCTAGGGAGGAACGAGCTGGAATAAAGTCTGCTGCAGCGCTTGGTAAGTCGAGTAAACAATTAGGAGAAAATGTTGTACATGCGACAAAATGGTGCGAATAAACATCGTTTGGTTTCAGATAAGGCTGGGGAATCGCGAGAGCGTGATCAATTGCGTCAAGAACGTCACAAGGATAGAGCGCGAGATCGCAACTTGGCTCGTGCCGCTCCTGACAAGCGTTCGAGACTGCAACGCGAACGCGAACGTGATATAAGCGAACAAATCGCGCTGGGATTGCCGGCAAAGTATGTTCCCAATTCCGGAGAGGCTCAGTTTGATCAGCGACTATTTAATACTACGAAGGGAATGGACAGCGGCTACGGCCACGAGGATGAGTACAACGTCTATGACAAACCCTGGAGGGAC
Coding sequences:
- the LOC107217441 gene encoding puff-specific protein Bx42, yielding MNKMSLTSLLPAPTQAVWDREDEAREQKLRQRPVSALVKAVVTAPPYGQRKGWVPRTAEDFGDGGAFPEIQVAQYPLGMGMKGKEATSNALAVQLDAQGKVKYDMIARQGHSKDKIVYTKLSDLLPSEITTEDDPALQRPSGEDIDEITEKTRKALEKITESKIAAAMPVRCAEKQGPAQYIRYTPSQQGQSFNSGAKQRVIRMVEAQVDPIEPPKFKINKKIPRGPPSPPAPVMHSPTRKVTVKEQKEWKIPPCISNWKNAKGYTIPLDKRLAADGRGLQQVHINENFAKLAEALYIADRKAREAVEMRAQLERKLAQKEKEKKEDNLRQLAQKAREERAGIKSAAALDKAGESRERDQLRQERHKDRARDRNLARAAPDKRSRLQRERERDISEQIALGLPAKYVPNSGEAQFDQRLFNTTKGMDSGYGHEDEYNVYDKPWRDSSSIGSHIYRPSKNIDKDNYGDDLEKLVKTNRFVPDKEFSGTDRFATRSGPVQFEKDEEDPFGLDQFLTQAKRASSSTTTTTKRKDDRDQRRDDRDKRRKH
- the LOC107217415 gene encoding snurportin-1, translating into MAGNLSDISNESNEKTATNPRLALYKNLTRTNNYRDDSRQEIRRQRLLWEQKKNRDATFDSGRALLDEALQGNDCNDEGMEVQQDETWRSPRRVQKYANQLMMSEWMLEIPSDLAEKWLMVPCPQGRRVLLIASKGMTVAYNKRGVRLGKFSSTLPGGTYQDYKNRCTILDCIWDKDTKTYYTLDVLAWSNQALLDCDTEFRFFWLKTRLEETQGLTERGSLVNSYPILSLPNYPCDSDAGAILDNLSSLPPLDGLLFYHREAHYTHGRTPLVNWLKPFMLSDVFGLQFPPDIYEKPPDYVDIKSYIRKKTTTRRKNKGTDDLMEITSAENVVEMA